Part of the Amphiura filiformis chromosome 9, Afil_fr2py, whole genome shotgun sequence genome is shown below.
gaggggacaatgagagcgagggagtgataaaatgtaggcctaggaaagaaaagggaaaagaaaggaatgatgaatacattcaataataattattaggcatatataataactaaacacataacagcactgggcagccattcgacgatgtcaatgcctttattcgttacgtaattaaaacgcccagtcagatgtatttcacacctaccaaacacaactcacccaatttcgcaaactggacgttgaatgtacactctcatgaatattgattggcaacattttccaatatgtcaacgctctaatcggaaacaatagaacaatagaccctgcagagcgttgttcaaacccgattttctcgaaaagttttCTATTTGCGGTGGCCCACCTTACGACACTATGGAATTAAGCCTAAGATTTGTCTGAAAATGTCTGAATGCGTGTTATTGCGAAAGATTATTTTCAGAGAAACGATCCTTCGGACAAAAGCACACTTGTTATTTACTGAGAAATTTCCCttacaaataattttttttcggaGTAGACACCTTTCGAAAAACGACTTTTCGGATCAAAAGCACTTCGAAATAAAGACCTGCATCTTTGTCATGTGCTGCTTgtttgcttatttcgggtggtttttccgaaccacgacagctttccatatcctcctgtcctgcgtTCCCAGGTCGTATGCTACTAGTCCAGCGTcctgcttgagtacatctacatatgtaaggggtggtctaccagggtttcttgttccatgttttGGTATCTAGGTTATCAGATTGGCGACAGGTTCGCACTTACTCCTGAAGCAGTGTCCAGCCAGGGACCTTctatggagggactggaaacgccttccatccattgtaccatgcgagttgctggtttacaaattatcctcagttgagcaagcatgaataatacgttgatcaatagaccatattacgaatccaagcacagttacaacactgcgcttggcttgtcttgtacattgagaaatgagcctacatgtttgctagtataatgacagactctagaaatgccaacataaatcttcaaagaacatcatcttaagaattatttcagtatcgaaatcagtaggaataccaagcgtacggtgtacacattccagaaaaaatataattttgtttgttctagcattctgtatctccacaaaattatcacattttgtctccaaaatcctatgtaaatgattctcgatgctacacagaaataattttcgacaaaggatagatattttacacaatttgtcataacttaaaaagatattggaatactttgatgtatttttgatattttgtagagcaacacgaaattcaaacatcgcgccctcggcgcaactcgcatacaatcgaaggtcatgaaagataatctgataacaatagcttgacaatagctatcaataatcccgtttccagtccctttatacacggtccctggtccagcgaagcgtgttctcctttctctgatcttctctgagagttTAGGAAGGtctccatacagctctttgttgtttatgtgctgtttccaatggatgttgtacatTGCCCTAAGCACTCGAgtgtaacagccgtccagctCTTTTGATATTTTAGGAGTTATGGTTCAGGCTTCATTAAcacagactccactgttgcactgaaaCCCGCAGTTTTAATTTCTTTCCAAGTGCAGACTTCCAGATATTGCTTAGGTGGCTACATGTTCTCCAAGCCCTTTCCTTACGTGTTTTGACATCTTGCTCTGTGCTGGCTATCCATGCTCCAaaatatttgaagtctttcactTCATCTTGCTTTGTGCCATTATTTGTGTTGATGTTAACTTGTTGATCTTGTCATGTAGGTTATTCAATATTCGATACATTGGAGCTACTACGTTATTCATCAATGAAGCACGTGTTACTTGTGCTCCATCACATATTGGTAAGAAcagaacacattttaaataataacaACCCATAAAAGAATACAGTCTCTATCAtcatgattggtacccattcaGTTTTTATAGTTGTTATATAGTAAGCATGTTGCTTTGTTCAAATGCAACGGATCAGTATGCAATGGGCATAATTAATAGTTTTCGACCATGAAATAACAAATAGAGGTGATCTTTTGCATGTTTATGTTATATTGTAAACCGCTGAAAAAAATAATATGTATGAGTATAGATACTCGCATTTACACCGTTGTGAATTTATTAGAATTTCTAAACAGCTACTAATCAATGTCGGACTTAAAGTTTATTTTTAAGACGTATCTATAATTTAAAACCCTAAACAGCTAAAGCagtatgattttattatttttatttttcagctCATCTTTCTCATATTAGGAGCGCTGTACGCACATCAATACCTTGGAGTAGTAATTCTTGGACTTAGTATAGAAGTGCAAAGTATCTTTGGATATCTACGGAATATGATTCACCACTACGGTTACACTAACGATAGTAAACCATTTAGAATTATAACCTACGTAGCTGCGTTAATGTTTGTCACCTATCGTATACCTatactttctttcattttgttATCCTACCATTATAATCATGACGGTCTACCCTTAATAATCATAATTATAGGATATGTTGGTATTTTCGGGATATTGTGTTATAACATATATGTTCATTTATCTCTAGTTCATTCAATTAAAACTCATAAACAACATCAGAGATGAGATAAGTAAATGAACACGAGGTTATACTATTATAGAACGGGTTGACAAGCCCGAATTTATAGGAGTGATAattgataaaaatttgacattgaaaattcacaataataataattatatcaaaGAACATATCTAGAGGTATTGGAGTAATACCCCAAATtaagtattttgttttattcaCTATATTGTATATTAATTCTTCCCTATAGTACAGTTTTTTatgtcagatatttggatatcGCTGGATTTGCGGTATGGATTCTTTTGGCTAACTTTGTTAATTTCGGGGAGCTGATTTCAAAAACAATTAGGTGCCATTGGTTTCAATGGCGTCTTCAGTCgccattttgattttcaaaatacaCGCCATATCTCATTATATTTTGTCCTATATCTCACTTTCTGAGCAACATAGAAgaataaaaatggtggcaatacccatgtttgtgataccagGGATTCCATTAAAACCGTTGTCTAACTTGTAGCTAATTTGGTTTGACTgccatcatgaatttcaaaatagcCGTCATGAGGTTTGGTGTTACCGAGTTTGAGCTCCAAAcatcttacagatgtccagataacgctaTTCTAAGATTTGatcccatatgacctttgacctgacccctgcaaaaagTTCCAACATGTTTCCCTGGTCAGGAAGTTTtttgtcgccgagattgagcccctaccccttacagatgtccagaaaatgaattATGAACGCACTGGAACTAATGACCTGCACTGGAACTCTTGCTTTTAGTGCAATGGAAGTAGACGTGATTCCAATATTATCTGAGCTCTCTCTTATGGTCGCATAAAACAATGTCACTAAATCAGCATTTAGTACTATAAGGGCTGCAATGTATTTCTAATAGCCATAATAAGTTATCATACCACAGATGAGGCTCTATCTGTCTACATATAATGGGTTATAAGCAATTTCATGTATCATATGATAATAAGTTATTGTGATAAAACCATGCATAGTGCTATTCTGTGGGGTTATATTAAGCAAGTTCAAGTTAGCTACCAGGACAGACAGACATACCGATAGAGCCTCCTTAGTAGTATGATAGGCTGCATAAACAACAATCTTATTTTCCACATTGGTTTTGGAGTCTTATCTACCCGGTTTCTATGTGTACAGTGCCCAAGAATGCAATttacttaaagcaataatttgtgatttgcataaagaatagattcctatttaaatgtttgttttcactgatcacattatccccttttaatttcgagccaaacaaatgaggtataacgaagaaaattgcgatttcattccagcgcctactatgcgtgtactacgctcggcgatcgtaacatgtaatactacacgtAATAATACAAACACTAGTGTTTGAATAGTTTTCTTATGAACTAACTCTATCCTGTAAGATAGATATTGTTTTACTTTACTTGAGTTTGATATGTTATATATATTCGTTATGACCTCTACAAAGACACGAACAAGGTATGCAATGCATTAGGATGAACGATCACAAAATAAGTACTTAACGGGAAACTCTATATGTCGCCGTATATCGCAAGGCAGTATTTTAATAGTattaatgtgatgcgatcaagcaaaatcagaaaTATTTACTTTCGAGATATaggcatacaaaggaaatatttccttttgtttcctgttgttttggaaagtcttttgattgctcatatctttggaactggttgttcaatttgaatgttttctgcaaaatcaagatttgtaaatgctatttataatatcctataagaaactgaaaattcaatatttccgagttccggctgattttgcttgattgcataacTCACCAGTCCGGGCAAACCAGATTTGACAAATCTAGCAACATATTGCCCGATCAGAAAACAtcgatcccacaatgcattgcgcaaatgtttattcaattcaaatttctcgctTAAAATATGATTTTATAGTAATATTTTACATAAAAAAGAATGAAGGCTGGGAcagtttttttttatagtaaCAACAATGAATGATGATCATTATTAATGAAATTGAGAAAATTGATTAATCAACATAAAAACCTCACAGCAAATAATTAAAAACTCACAGCATATTTCGGTGGTATGATAAGtaaaacaaaattgcaaaaagtGCCCatcaaaaaagaaggaaaaaaaaaaaccccaaaaaacagaCGTGCACCTATTTCAACATATGGAAATATATTACCAGATTTGTCAGTTTTCTTGTCTGGCAAAATGCCCGGACTGATTTCAGGTTTTTATATATTACCGCCAGCCACTATACATATAAATATTCTTGGGTAAAACCAATGAGATTTATTTTAGAAATATGGAACTATTGAGGTTTTGGTATCGCAGAAGGAGTAATGCGATATCTCAATCCTATCCGTAACAGGTTAAACCCACCACGAATTGCAAttgaatccatttaatcaccattcatatcAGAAAATCATATTTAAAAACACATCTTAAGTCCCCAAAAAGTAGTAAAGATGGACGCATGCggaatggattctgttgcaattagtggtgggtatttttttttaatttgataagtACATAAGTTACAATTTATCGACCTTgaacaaatgaaataaaaatacaatacaatacaataaagagAGATAACGATATGAGATACTATCAAAGAATAACATCTTCCAATAAGTGTGCTTCCCTATTATACTTTATAGGCTGCATAAacaacataattttatttttcatattggcTTTGTTGTTTTAATCTATCCGGTTTCTATGTGTACAATTATTCTTAAGCTTCCTAAAGTAAAGTCTAGTGTTTTCTTATGAGCTATCTTGTACAATAGATATCATTTTAGTTTATTTGAGTTTGATATGTTACATTTCATCGTTGTCACCTCTACAAACAAACGAACAAGGTATATAGTAAGATGTGAGTAATAGAAACATGAATGATATCAAAGTAAACACTTCCTGAGAAACGCTAGATGTATTTGGTTTATTGGTAAAAGTAACGGCATTTTATGGATATAGACAGTCAGGGCAAATTTCCATATTAGGAAGCCTAGGAAACAtcgaaatttaatttttattagttGTATTACAGAAAAACAATAATGAATGATGAAACCAATTTTATAGAACAACAATGAATGATGACAATTATTAATGAAATTTGagaaaattgattaattaattattttgattgaTATGAAAGCATTGCAGAATATAACTAAAAACTCACAGGGGACTTGCCTGATATTATTATGTTAATATCCAAAAGAGATTCATGAACAGAAATAAACGTGCCCATTAAAGACAATTAActaaggttgccgaattcaagAGACATGCACAAAGACCTATTTGCAGATCAGGAAATATATTACCAGATTTGACACTTTTCCTTATCTGACAAGTTACCCGGACTGATAACAAATGTGTTTGACAAACGAGTCCGAGTATTTGTGGTTTTTAAATAGTACAGTCAGccattatgtatatatataaacCCGTGTAAAACCAATGAGACTTATTTTAGGAATTCACAATGAGTGGGTTGTGAAGAACTTTCTTCATTGTCGTTCTTAATGTTTCCGCACGGCTGCTACAATTTCGTCTTCTATTCGGGTTTGATTTCATGAATTGAAAGCTGATAGTAATTGAAGCACAACAAGTGGATTAATTGGGAAACACATGGGTTTCATGAATAAGCGCTCTTCTGCAAACTACACAATTTGGTTCCCTGCCTCGGATGGTTGTTCGGTTCAAATGATTCGAATTTTCCAGGTGCGGTAGTAAATTGAACATAGACATTTTAGTTATAGGAAACCAAATTATAATTGCACTGTGGTGTGACGTAAAAGTGCGAAATATAAGCATTGGACCTAGTTGAAGATACCAATTAATTGACATGTCACTATTATTGCCACTGAGTTTTGGACATGTCATGAAGGAAAGAAcgaaataaagaaacaaattaaCACAAAACAATGAATGGGAGaaccatggacgaaagagataacagaccgcgtacgaccagtccccgtgcattgtatgctgtgagttTTCGCATATTCACGacggccgattgttcgatcgtgccgtgtctaacaattacGCCAGCGTAGCGTtgccttcgcgattacgcgatagaccgtaaaaaCACGGTAAGTGCgcagcagttttgcctgtcgtatttcatggaacaatcgaccctcattatcgggtgatgctgagccTTTGACTGGTTGAATGTTTGACACCTGCCAAAATCTAATTTAATTCAATTAATCTTTTACATATCTTATAGCCTCTATCTCATTAATCAATCGTGCTAGATGTGTACGAATTGTTTGTTTTTGGATTTCAGTTGAAATTTGAAAACGAACATGGACGTTTCACGGCTGCCTGTCTTTGACGTATGACCTCGCTTTACTTGCGACAATCATTGATTCTATCTTCAAATGTGTTCAGTCATGAAAGAATGTAATTCAGAAGACTAGTTAGATATTCAAAGAGTATCAGATTTAACTTCTCATTTTTCTTTACTACGcatgaacgaaattcaaattccgTATACAATTATTGATACATTTCATTTTATCATGCATTAACGGTGACACACTTTTACATAAAATTAGCCATAAATTTGAGGTGTCTATTATGCTTACTATGTGTTCACAAattatcccactttttttttaacgGAAAAGACTATTACAAATATAAATTTGAATTCATCAACCGAATTACTATTACATAAAAAGTTTGATTATAAACGTGTCGATCAACGTGTCGATATGGAATTTGACACGGTCACAAGCGTAATACTAGCTACGTcttattatgtaatttgtatTTATGACTGTCAAGTCCAATTCGTGACACTGTATAATATTCCTCGGAAGTTGTCCTCTAACGTGTATTAAATTCCAGCACCATTTTTACAAAATTCTACGACGAAAAGCTTATCTGACCTTCGATACTGTTGCCAATATCGGTTCAAACTTCTCTGGAAACTAAACCTCTTCGAACCACCaaatatttatattattcattattaacgtaatttcttttgatatgatTTTAGATGTGATCCGGGGTTTACAGacgaactacaccaggcacaaaaagaaactcgtaaGTTATATCCATCCTTggtgttcaacaacctgataattgtGGATTAGTTTGAAATAccaattttgttaattggacttttctttctcatttgacaccccgttcgtgaaaatcgagcaagaattgaccaagatatgcgcctccaaaccctcagaccccaaaatcaaaagttgcacttttaacgattcaattgtgcctgttacattgtgtgattTATTGATTGACCCATGGTGCTTgtatgcaatacaacgatgcgttcccattgaaaatcgttgaaattgcaacttttggtttttgggtttgagggtttggaggcgcatatctttgtCAATTCTTGGTTGATTTTCACGAGCAGGGTGTCTAATGAGAAAACAAAGtccaattaataaaatgtttatttcagaataatccataaTTATCCGGTTGTTGAActgcaaggatgactataactgacgagttttttttgtgcctggtgtatgtgtGAAAGTTTACCTAGCTGCGTTCTAttatttttttggtaaaaactgCTTTCATTGAGGCACGGTTGATAACTTCCACCCGAATGCACTCAAATGAAGCATACAGTCCCTCCTTTCAAATAAATTATAAGTGTTGgtttcttttgttcagaaactaaAAATCAGCGGTTTAAAAAGAGGGGCATAACTTGTCAGCACTCATAACATCTAAAGCTAAATTTGTACTATATACATAGCTGAACGGTAGCGATTGGCTTTTACCGATTGAGGTAGAGCACTtattgttgcgttgggaaaagcgctaCTACCTCATTTGTCAAATACTAACCGCTTTTCGATCAGTGATAGAGTAATGAATTAAACTTTAGTGTAGAGAAGACCACAAGTTGCGCCGGAATCCACTACGATACCGTAGTATACGGTACCGCGTATCCCCCACTagtctacaagcgtgttacgcgttatcaacgctcatgatgacgtggggtcgtctacggcctgatagacgtgcccgtcagattatgtgtctacgaattagaccactcccactgactaagaatatataATAGCTTATTGATTGTGCGAAGCAAATATCGGACACATGGAGCTATCACATCCATGGAGgcacaatagattacgtaatgcattgttcctttgtgccgatttgatttaccgacaagctattcatcgagaggcaccttttgttcaggacaaaagggttccgccgTTAAAACTGTAACTAACCTgacagaaaaagaaaggaaggagggggagagagaaggagagcgagggagtgacaGACCCCTAAAGTGTAGGCATAATAAAGAGTAAGTGCAGAGAAAGGtaaataaagaaatgaataaagaaaatagtaattactattatagaaactaagcatataacagcactaggcagtcATTCAATGATGCCCAAacttttatgcgttacgtaattaaaacacccagttaGACGTAATTCACACCTGCCAAAAAAAAGTAACCCACTTGCGATAACTGGGTGTTGAATTTACACtcttatgaatattgattggcaccattttccaatatgtcagcactcaaatcggacacaatataacaataaaccctgcagtgcgttgtTCGGATACATATCCAGTTGTGTTTATATTGAATGAAAATAGGATCGGATAACAATCACACGTGGTCGGTATTGACAGGCCAGGCGTGGCAGGGGTGCTGGAAATATAAGCGTCACCAAAACTTTtgttgttcgtttgtttgtttgtttgtttgtatgtatgaaaaataaacgatgcatgatgatggagatgatttgattatgcattagtttattgtccctggtaagcacaacccatacctcttacctagccTCTACCCCACCTATATACAACCTCCTGTTCCTCTACCAACTGAAGTTCTCCCCCACCACTCGCctccccctacattcgatatatCCTTTCCCTTACACACTATCCTACTCCACTCTCGAGCTCCCCTCTCCCCATTATTCCCTTCCAACTTCagatgctctctctctctctctctcatctgtttctctttctccctcctctccccccccccacacacacacacttccctctctctcttctctctctctcttctcataTTTTTCgagtaaaaaatatttcaataaaggTCACTAGCTTATATTGGACGTTATATATAGCCTTCTATCGATCCTCCTACATGCGATAAGGACATGAATCTATGTTGTTTATATCACCCTTTTGTAAtatcgaatgcaaatattttttcACAGCGAAAATATCCACGGCTGAACCactttttaaatgtaaattacAAGCTCTATTTCTCTGCtagtgaatattgcactgcgaacaaattttaagtttctaagaaagggtagaaacaaagatattGATAATCATGtcactcaagagcttaggcaggatactAGGAAACCACGTGACGAAAACCAAAACCataactaaaactcaatatttgtgcGTATTTGGCAGTTATTAATACCAAGTTTTGTTGAACGAACAAATAAGCAAGCTATCGCAGGAAATTACTTCACACGCATATCTCTATTTTCCAATATGGACCCAATATACACTTCTCATTCATATTCGTTCACCTGTCTACCAGAAATGCATTATTAATCCCGTTAAAGCTATTATGTGTTATTTTGCAGTAGTACAAAAACATTAATCCATGGTTGGACTGGAGAGATTGACTTTGGAGAATAGACTCTCTTCAACTGTTAACAGCAGTATGTGTTGGCATATATTTTTGCTACCCATATGAAATTCAGTAGTTTTAATAAGGAGTCATTTACAAATGAACACAAAGACCTGCGAAATTCGAAATAAAATATAGCACCCAATTGACTGTAGTTTACGAAGTACAAGTTATTTTCATTGGAAAACAAATGGAGTAGTGGCTCCGTATTATGCAATATCTAGTAATACGGTACCATAAATATCCTTTTGCCCTCTGTCTACCCATGGCAACGGCAAACCGGTACAAACAAATGAAAACCTTGGAAATTTAGTTATTgtaaaataggtttttttttggACTCATAGATATTGGTAAATCCATAAATGAAACTTCAAAAATATGCAACAAACAAATATATTCACAAATCCTCACCATCAATGCTACATCCCTTAAGTACAGTTAATAACACTTTCAAAGTGAGGATTCATGTCATAAGTATTTTCATTATATCAAATTCTATCAAATTCTTCAGTTCAATAAACGAAAAATAAAGAGaatcatgaacaaattcaaaattaACGACGCATGACATTCAAAGGCACCGTAATACAACATGACACCTTTGCTATGGAGGTGTTGAAGAGGCGGTAACTGAGACTACTTAATTACGTTTATAAGATATATAATTGCTATGATATTGTCAACGGAAATGCGGGTAGGAAATTTAATGACAGTTTAAATCATTTAGGCTATATTATAGTAGCACAAATTAACGGGAAAGAGCTAAAGCTGCCATACGTTATGTTTTACTCTGACAGATGAATTGTCTCCACGAAGCAGTTAGATGTGTAACCTATCTCGCATGGATGTATGTTGAGTCGTAATGATATTTGGGTGTGCAGGTACTCCTTTCAAATAAGGAAGCCAGATTGTCGTGGAAATGTAATTAACATTCGGTTTATTGTCATAATACAGATGatgattaaagagtttatataTTATTACTCCCGGCCGGAAACGGTAGAAAGATATATTTCATAATCCTGATCATttcattttaatgtttaaaaatattaatcagaTAACAAACTCTCGGAGGGATACAATGTTCGCTTTATTTACAGGAGAAGTAATGACATGTAAGGCAGTAGGTTATACAAGCAATATTTCATGTTTGCtgtgacaaaaaaaaaaggttaaagtATCATAACGGCAGTTCCAATAACATACATTCTTACACTTATCCGTTTAGAAAGAAAGTAAAAACTAGAACAATTACCTGAGTGCATATTGTTTTCAGTATAGGAAGTACGTGCTTCCTCGATTTATCACAGCCCTTTTCGTAAGTCATGTAATTCTGCCACCAATGAAAAAGCATTGAGAGGATGGCGTAGAACATTCTTCATTGTCGTTCTTAATATTTTCCGCATCGCTTCCGCGATTTCATCGATCTTCTATGTAGATTTGATTTTAAGAGCTGAAATCTGATCGTAATTGGAGCACATGCAAGAAGCAGATTGGTTAGGGAATACATGAGTTGCGATGCACTTTTACATAAAAACTGTGCAGCTTTGTTAAATTCCGCCTCGCCTCATTGATCGGgtcgtatcccagcaaacacaaaacgttttcaacatcattcgcaaaagtttataaaaggttgtcagaaaatgtataaatgtcgggttatataaagggtacattaatggtataaaacgttttcataacattaaataacatctgttggtaatttactgcacagcaaacacagatgttttacagaaaacatttaaatgtcgggttatataaggggtataaaaacgttttaataacattccaaaaacatttttgaaaacttggtacaaatcattctaaacagaatgttattttggggttgaaaaaatattttgcaaaaaatgtttgcccaaaatatttacaataacgtttttaaaatgttttcacgacctttatataacccgacatttaaatgttattaaaacgttttgtaaaaaacattttaagaacatttctgtgtttgctgggtgcaaatattttaacataatgttatttaagtgttgacaaaatatttggccaaaatgtttgtaaaaatagtttacaatgacatttcgaaaacattttaaaatagtgtgtttttatacaaaacgttttaaaacgatttcatgacctttatata
Proteins encoded:
- the LOC140160826 gene encoding TLC domain-containing protein 2-like isoform X1, which codes for MWSEYETLLQRNGCQKRCFRNTLKTSLRRFDVDVEIVQFWLKKETPGEVSLPNRVMETEAQRHTNLKGLYSWSLSWSDLQTRYTTLGEITLTVSLGYSIFDTLELLRYSSMKHVLLVLHHILLIFLILGALYAHQYLGVVILGLSIEVQSIFGYLRNMIHHYGYTNDSKPFRIITYVAALMFVTYRIPILSFILLSYHYNHDGLPLIIIIIGYVGIFGILCYNIYVHLSLVHSIKTHKQHQR
- the LOC140160826 gene encoding uncharacterized protein isoform X2; protein product: MFHKFVFMVIIMVGFADTIYDIRRNYADCIARLFNIRYIGATTLFINEARVTCAPSHIAHLSHIRSAVRTSIPWSSNSWT